TGAAGTAGAAACTGAATTAAATCTACTTCAAGGTGTTGATGGACAAGTAATGACCGGGTTAATTCAAAGATTAAATTCGATGCTTACTGGATTGAATGAACAATATGCAGCATTTACTGACAATGGCAAAGATCCATTTTATATTCCAGTAGGAAAACAAACACGATTTACGTTGAATTTACCTAAAGCACTTCGTAATGATCCTAAAAGAGCTGAAGTTGAAGCAGAAATTATTAAGCATATTACAAAATATGCAACTAATCAAGGAGCTGCAGTAACTGACAAGAGAACATATCAAGTAAGATAAATAAATCAATTAATAAAGTAATTCAACTACATTATCATGAACAAATTAACCAAGTCAATTTTCATAGATAGGGATGGAGTTATTAATGAAGATGTTGGCTTTGCCCATAAAAATCATGAGCTTGTATTTATTCCCCGTTCCTTGCAGGCATTAAAACTTCTTGCAGCGTCAGATTACAAAATATTTATTGTTACCAATCAGCCGGTTATAGGAAGAGGTATGTGCAGTGAAGAAGAATACTTAGAATTTGAAAAATACCTTCTAAAACAGATCAAAGACGCAGGCGGCAGAATCGATAAATGCTATTATTGCCCTCATCATCCAACAGCAGGCAAAGGGAAATACCTTCTTGATTGCAGTTGTCGCAAGCCAAAACCGGGTTTGCTACTCCAAGCAAAGAAGGAATTTAATATTGATATGCAGCATAGTTTTATGATCGGTGACAAACGCAGCGACATAGCAGCAGGAAAAGCAGCTGGTTGTAAAACCATCCTTGTTAAAACAGGTCATGCTGGAGAAGGCGGCAATACTGAACAAAAAATTACACCAGATTATATTGTTGATGATTTATACGCAGCCATACACAAAATAACTTTATAAATAATAACAACATAACAATATTATGAGCGGTAATAAAGGTTTGTT
This genomic interval from Candidatus Woesearchaeota archaeon contains the following:
- the gmhB gene encoding D-glycero-beta-D-manno-heptose 1,7-bisphosphate 7-phosphatase yields the protein MNKLTKSIFIDRDGVINEDVGFAHKNHELVFIPRSLQALKLLAASDYKIFIVTNQPVIGRGMCSEEEYLEFEKYLLKQIKDAGGRIDKCYYCPHHPTAGKGKYLLDCSCRKPKPGLLLQAKKEFNIDMQHSFMIGDKRSDIAAGKAAGCKTILVKTGHAGEGGNTEQKITPDYIVDDLYAAIHKITL